In one window of Candidatus Sulfuricurvum sp. RIFRC-1 DNA:
- a CDS encoding cytochrome c, protein MTERITKNMARNIYFGGGLFAILVFTGLTFDTVKQIPKLSHDDKITESVALGKKVWENNNCVGCHTIMGEGAYYAPELGNAFPRLGGNDEAAFKTYLASWMAAQPLETSDRRKMPQFHLTPEQVNNLADFLIWTSRVNNQEWPPNIKG, encoded by the coding sequence ATGACTGAGCGTATTACTAAAAATATGGCCAGAAATATTTACTTTGGCGGGGGCCTTTTTGCCATTTTGGTATTTACAGGACTTACCTTTGATACCGTAAAGCAAATTCCGAAATTAAGTCATGATGACAAAATTACGGAATCCGTTGCTTTGGGTAAAAAAGTATGGGAAAACAACAACTGTGTCGGTTGTCACACGATTATGGGAGAAGGGGCATATTATGCTCCGGAACTCGGTAATGCTTTTCCTCGTTTGGGTGGAAATGACGAAGCTGCTTTTAAAACGTATCTAGCAAGCTGGATGGCGGCACAACCGCTAGAAACTTCGGATAGAAGAAAAATGCCGCAATTTCATCTAACGCCGGAACAAGTAAATAATCTTGCAGACTTTTTGATTTGGACCTCACGTGTCAACAATCAAGAGTGGCCGCCAAACATCAAAGGATAA
- a CDS encoding Rrf2 family transcriptional regulator, protein MHFSKTTEYAIRVLTYLYRHNEASHSVNILHQELGLPYKYLTKMVTDLVKKGLVHSARGREGGISLAKKADEIRMCDILEAIGEPLEHDRCILGFEKCDASNPCALHDQWAMPKEMIETMLTTTTLASLINNKETKL, encoded by the coding sequence GTGCATTTCTCAAAAACTACCGAATACGCTATCCGTGTCCTCACCTACCTTTATCGCCATAACGAAGCTTCTCATTCAGTCAATATTCTCCACCAAGAACTGGGCCTTCCCTATAAATACCTCACAAAGATGGTTACCGATCTCGTAAAAAAAGGGCTTGTCCACTCTGCCAGAGGACGAGAGGGAGGGATAAGTCTCGCTAAAAAAGCCGATGAAATCCGTATGTGCGACATCCTCGAAGCGATCGGAGAACCCCTAGAACATGATCGGTGTATTTTGGGATTTGAGAAATGCGACGCTTCGAATCCATGTGCCCTCCACGATCAGTGGGCCATGCCGAAAGAGATGATCGAAACCATGCTAACGACCACTACTCTCGCCTCTTTGATCAATAACAAAGAGACAAAATTATAA
- a CDS encoding OprD family outer membrane porin — MKLGKLSLVAVLALGTSVYAIDNVKVNGEAKVWYQTFETEGVGQSTNGLDFFDHDVNPMANVKLSVGATADLLQNLSAGVKASALTTLGLENNLVGDVSTTKFDAQGNSVGTAKLDDQSWVEELYLAYSVGKTTAKIGRQALSTPLAFTENWNITENTFEAAVLLNNDLPDTTLVGAWVGKHNGVGLLKPTTGRGTTIAYNGEFSTFGADGAYAVAAINKSIPNTTVQAWYYNVGQIADAYWLQADAKVLGMVTLGAQFAGMNPDSALGGGTTDRSTEMYALKAAVDVAGVNVYGAFSSVNDGTLGFSNVATGDKTMMYTGLASVYFDGEIVAAPDTDAWKIGASTKMVPGVTLAASYGEAETGNNGGTAAAVAGASLQDNDYSAWDVVASTKAGPIDLTAIYTEFDRENASGVKTLDNALFRLIASLKF; from the coding sequence ATGAAATTAGGAAAACTTAGTCTAGTTGCCGTTTTGGCATTAGGAACAAGCGTATACGCGATCGATAACGTAAAAGTGAACGGAGAGGCGAAAGTTTGGTATCAAACGTTTGAAACAGAAGGGGTCGGTCAATCAACCAATGGTCTTGATTTTTTTGATCACGATGTAAATCCTATGGCCAATGTAAAACTGAGTGTCGGAGCTACCGCTGATTTGCTTCAAAATCTCAGTGCAGGGGTAAAAGCTTCAGCTCTTACAACACTCGGTTTGGAAAATAATCTCGTCGGGGATGTCTCTACCACTAAATTTGATGCGCAGGGCAACAGTGTAGGAACAGCTAAACTTGATGACCAGTCATGGGTAGAAGAGCTTTATTTAGCCTATAGCGTAGGTAAAACGACCGCTAAAATCGGTCGCCAAGCGCTTTCTACTCCATTGGCATTTACCGAAAACTGGAACATTACCGAAAATACGTTTGAAGCGGCAGTATTGCTGAACAACGATCTTCCTGATACGACGTTAGTTGGTGCATGGGTCGGCAAGCATAACGGTGTGGGATTATTGAAACCGACAACCGGTCGCGGAACCACTATCGCGTATAACGGTGAATTTAGTACGTTTGGAGCGGATGGTGCGTATGCCGTAGCGGCCATTAACAAATCCATCCCGAATACAACCGTGCAAGCATGGTATTACAATGTAGGTCAAATCGCCGATGCGTATTGGTTGCAAGCCGATGCAAAGGTTCTTGGTATGGTAACTCTCGGTGCACAGTTTGCCGGGATGAATCCGGACTCTGCATTGGGCGGCGGTACTACCGATCGCAGTACGGAGATGTATGCGCTTAAAGCGGCTGTAGACGTTGCAGGAGTCAATGTGTATGGAGCATTCTCATCGGTCAATGACGGTACTCTTGGATTTTCAAACGTGGCAACGGGGGATAAAACAATGATGTATACCGGACTTGCGAGTGTTTACTTCGACGGTGAAATCGTTGCTGCTCCCGATACCGATGCATGGAAAATCGGTGCATCGACTAAAATGGTTCCGGGTGTCACTCTCGCTGCGAGTTACGGTGAAGCGGAAACCGGAAATAATGGCGGGACTGCAGCAGCGGTTGCCGGTGCAAGTCTTCAGGATAATGACTATTCCGCTTGGGATGTTGTTGCCAGTACCAAAGCAGGTCCCATCGATCTCACCGCGATCTATACGGAATTTGATAGAGAAAATGCTTCGGGTGTGAAAACTCTCGACAATGCGCTCTTCCGTCTTATCGCCTCTTTGAAATTCTAA
- a CDS encoding ABC transporter permease, with amino-acid sequence MNIVSYLVKRFLRFDKEQPFIFLSALLAFSGIALGVMVLIIAMALMNGFDNEFKKKLTVMNYPLTIQPKFYGTVDTTLLEQLRAKFPDLSFSPYVTSAVLSRSGDQMEGGYLFGVDFSQEAKVNRIVAEGLNAGTPGKFQVMVGQTLKEQFILGEGEKLTYIFTQMEPGGLALTPKIKRFEVVSTFNSGLSAYDKGFSYTSLESLQRILGIPENLYDGIHIHSPNPEADINRVKAVLPDTVSIRGWWEDNGNFFAALKMEKMSLFIVLMLIILIAAINIISSLLMTVMNRRSEIALLISLGASKQEVKKIFLILGIVIGVLGISTGAILGFLGMWILGTFEIISLPADVYPTSTLPLDLSVIDFFSIIIGAFVIVLLSAWYPAKKASEVDVLTVLRNE; translated from the coding sequence TTGAATATCGTCTCCTACCTTGTCAAACGGTTTTTGCGCTTTGACAAAGAGCAGCCTTTTATCTTTCTCTCAGCACTCCTCGCATTTTCAGGAATCGCGTTAGGGGTAATGGTCCTTATCATCGCGATGGCACTGATGAACGGTTTTGACAATGAGTTCAAGAAAAAACTCACCGTTATGAACTACCCCCTCACCATTCAACCCAAATTTTACGGCACTGTAGATACCACTTTGCTCGAACAACTTAGAGCTAAATTCCCCGATTTATCGTTTAGCCCTTATGTTACCTCTGCCGTACTTTCCCGCAGTGGTGATCAGATGGAGGGGGGATATTTGTTCGGTGTCGATTTTTCCCAAGAAGCGAAGGTAAACCGTATTGTCGCTGAAGGGTTAAATGCGGGAACCCCCGGTAAATTTCAGGTGATGGTGGGGCAAACGCTCAAAGAGCAGTTTATTCTCGGCGAAGGTGAAAAACTCACCTATATTTTTACCCAGATGGAGCCGGGCGGTTTAGCCCTTACCCCTAAGATTAAACGTTTTGAAGTGGTTTCAACGTTCAACTCAGGACTCAGTGCCTATGACAAAGGGTTCTCCTATACCTCCTTGGAATCGTTGCAGCGTATTTTGGGAATTCCCGAAAATCTTTATGACGGTATCCATATCCATTCGCCCAATCCCGAAGCCGACATCAACCGCGTGAAAGCAGTTCTCCCCGATACGGTATCGATACGCGGATGGTGGGAAGATAACGGGAACTTTTTTGCCGCTCTCAAAATGGAGAAAATGTCGCTCTTTATCGTTTTGATGCTGATTATTCTCATCGCTGCGATTAATATCATCTCGTCGTTACTGATGACCGTGATGAACCGTCGCAGTGAGATTGCTCTGCTTATTTCGCTGGGTGCATCGAAGCAAGAAGTTAAAAAAATCTTTTTGATTCTCGGTATAGTCATCGGTGTTTTGGGGATTAGCACGGGAGCGATATTAGGATTTTTAGGGATGTGGATATTGGGGACATTTGAAATCATCTCATTGCCTGCCGATGTCTATCCTACCTCGACTTTACCATTGGATCTGAGTGTTATCGATTTCTTCTCGATTATTATCGGTGCATTTGTGATCGTCCTCCTCTCTGCGTGGTATCCCGCAAAAAAAGCCTCTGAAGTCGATGTTTTAACCGTATTGAGAAATGAATAG
- a CDS encoding cbb3-type cytochrome c oxidase subunit I, with amino-acid sequence MKYSSQMVAKPYFIFALILLAGEIVFGLAMGTQYLYGDFLFPAIPFNVLRMVHTNLLIVLLLFGFMGATYYLIPEESERELWSPMLAKLTFWIFAAAGVATILGYLFVPYATLAESLANSFWPTMGREFLEQPTLTKVGIVLVVVSYILNVTMTVLKGRKTTISVILLTGLFGLAAFFLFAFYVPENLVMDKFFWWFVVHLWVEATWELILGALLAFVLIKTTGVDREHIDKWLYLIIAMTLISGLAGTGHHFFYIGTPSYWLWIGSIASAAEPIPFFLMILFAYNMAKNRRIQHDNKIALTWAKGTAVVGFLGAGVWGFLHTLAPINYYTHGTQLTAAHGHLAFFGAYVMICFTMISYAMPILRGRPHGNGPKSQKVELASFWMMVLGMIGLTLALTVAGIMQIEMQRLPDAAHAVGFMETQAAISTVYMVRLAFGVMVLLGLLTYFYSFFVKEEKVSA; translated from the coding sequence ATGAAATATTCATCTCAAATGGTCGCAAAACCATATTTTATATTTGCACTCATTCTCCTTGCCGGGGAGATTGTTTTTGGTCTTGCCATGGGGACACAATACCTCTATGGTGACTTTTTATTTCCGGCGATACCGTTTAATGTACTCCGTATGGTTCATACGAATTTATTGATCGTCCTTTTGTTGTTTGGATTTATGGGTGCGACGTACTACCTGATTCCTGAAGAGAGCGAACGAGAACTCTGGAGCCCGATGCTGGCGAAACTGACATTTTGGATTTTTGCGGCGGCAGGGGTAGCGACAATCCTTGGATATTTATTTGTCCCTTATGCAACATTGGCGGAGTCCCTTGCGAACAGCTTTTGGCCGACGATGGGTCGTGAGTTTTTGGAACAGCCGACACTTACTAAGGTCGGTATTGTTCTGGTCGTTGTATCGTATATTTTAAATGTGACTATGACGGTTCTTAAAGGTCGTAAAACGACGATATCGGTTATTTTATTGACGGGTCTTTTTGGTTTGGCGGCTTTCTTTTTATTCGCATTTTACGTCCCTGAAAACCTTGTTATGGATAAATTCTTCTGGTGGTTCGTTGTCCATTTGTGGGTTGAAGCGACGTGGGAACTTATTTTAGGGGCTCTTTTGGCGTTTGTCCTCATTAAAACGACCGGAGTTGATCGTGAGCACATTGATAAATGGCTTTATTTGATTATTGCGATGACCCTTATCTCCGGGCTTGCCGGAACAGGGCATCACTTTTTCTATATCGGTACTCCGAGTTATTGGTTGTGGATCGGATCGATTGCTTCGGCGGCAGAGCCTATCCCCTTTTTCTTGATGATTCTATTTGCCTACAATATGGCGAAAAATCGTCGTATACAACATGACAATAAAATCGCCTTGACATGGGCAAAAGGTACGGCTGTAGTGGGATTCTTGGGCGCAGGGGTCTGGGGCTTTTTACACACACTCGCACCAATTAATTACTACACACACGGTACACAGTTGACCGCTGCACACGGGCATCTCGCCTTTTTCGGTGCGTATGTGATGATTTGTTTCACGATGATATCGTATGCCATGCCGATCCTTCGCGGACGACCTCATGGAAATGGACCAAAATCGCAAAAAGTGGAATTAGCCAGTTTTTGGATGATGGTACTCGGTATGATCGGCTTGACGTTGGCATTAACGGTTGCGGGGATTATGCAAATCGAGATGCAACGTCTTCCTGACGCGGCACATGCGGTTGGCTTTATGGAAACCCAAGCGGCTATCTCTACCGTTTATATGGTTCGTTTAGCCTTTGGGGTAATGGTTCTCTTGGGACTGTTGACCTATTTCTACAGTTTCTTTGTGAAAGAAGAGAAAGTAAGCGCGTAA
- a CDS encoding VWA domain-containing protein produces the protein MDEKVGKFWDHYVTQKASRFFKEEAVVFSDIAKGLKLFYHLLGGEKGKELHITDKRSIKTSRTLLEKFSGTGKTFFLAWQDEKGVYLPASLAYFPHRVHNEMHYYWLIAMLTIVNIKTKNISSENTNAIRLLIERYTGFNEFYTYAYPFLVQNYPELSTIEPSLEGSSADNYPNPLWIYPSLSTANKLLDSSDEEEIQRQNDEQRQSETLQMKKKSEQIDDKKETDGLLLFLPESILSFMEQVRVDRQENDSYDEDALYNAEDLDEITLGQKDANLCARIKMDLDISANSIEEYPLGKGHFIDEWDYKKEVYLKNYVCIKPFVSLYTEPIELPKRLQKMMRRIQSELDLMELDRIKRDNLPYGDEINIDTWIDYKGHQNRSNHPQRFFETYERKMRDMSTLILADVSLSTEAGITQEIRVIDMIQDALMVFSESLHRLQDRFAIYTFSSIKNTKVNFHIIKNFKESYSDNVRGRIHAIKPGYYTRLGAGIRESAKILEKQHSANKLLLILSDGKPNDVDRYDGRYGIEDTKKAIEEVKQKGITPFCITIDIDAKEYLPYLFGRNSYAVIRDAKKLPKVLPEIYMNLTK, from the coding sequence ATGGATGAAAAAGTCGGTAAGTTTTGGGATCACTATGTCACCCAAAAAGCGTCTCGTTTTTTTAAAGAGGAAGCGGTCGTATTTTCTGACATTGCCAAAGGGTTAAAACTCTTTTACCACCTTTTAGGGGGTGAAAAAGGCAAAGAACTTCATATTACCGACAAACGATCGATTAAAACATCGCGAACGCTGCTAGAGAAATTTTCAGGAACCGGTAAAACTTTTTTCCTTGCCTGGCAAGATGAAAAAGGGGTTTACCTCCCTGCCTCTTTAGCCTATTTTCCCCATAGAGTGCACAATGAGATGCACTATTACTGGCTGATTGCCATGCTAACAATCGTCAACATCAAAACAAAAAATATATCCTCTGAAAATACGAATGCCATTCGTCTGCTGATCGAAAGATATACTGGTTTTAACGAATTTTATACGTATGCATACCCTTTTTTAGTGCAAAATTATCCTGAATTATCCACGATTGAACCTTCACTCGAAGGCTCATCAGCGGATAATTATCCCAACCCTTTATGGATTTATCCTTCCCTCTCTACCGCTAATAAACTCCTAGACAGCAGTGATGAAGAGGAGATACAACGACAAAACGATGAGCAGCGTCAAAGTGAAACCTTGCAGATGAAGAAAAAGAGTGAACAGATCGATGATAAAAAAGAGACGGACGGACTTCTCCTCTTTTTACCCGAATCGATACTGAGTTTTATGGAGCAAGTGCGTGTAGATCGGCAGGAAAACGACAGTTACGATGAAGATGCCCTCTACAATGCCGAAGATTTGGATGAGATAACGCTGGGACAAAAAGATGCCAACCTCTGTGCACGGATCAAAATGGATCTGGATATCTCTGCCAACAGTATTGAAGAATATCCATTAGGTAAAGGGCATTTTATCGATGAGTGGGACTATAAAAAAGAGGTCTATCTTAAAAACTATGTCTGCATCAAACCCTTTGTTTCTCTCTATACCGAGCCTATCGAGTTACCCAAACGACTGCAAAAAATGATGCGCCGTATCCAAAGTGAACTGGATCTGATGGAACTCGATCGGATCAAAAGAGATAATCTCCCCTATGGCGATGAGATCAATATCGATACATGGATCGATTACAAAGGACATCAGAACCGTTCAAACCACCCGCAGCGATTTTTTGAGACGTATGAGAGAAAGATGAGGGATATGTCTACTCTGATCTTGGCGGATGTTTCCCTCTCCACGGAAGCGGGGATCACGCAAGAGATACGGGTTATCGACATGATACAAGATGCCCTGATGGTGTTCTCCGAATCGCTGCACCGTCTGCAAGATCGGTTTGCCATCTATACGTTTTCATCGATCAAAAATACGAAGGTCAACTTTCACATCATTAAAAATTTCAAAGAGAGCTACAGCGACAACGTTCGCGGTCGGATTCATGCCATTAAACCGGGGTATTACACACGGCTCGGTGCAGGGATACGGGAGAGTGCCAAGATTTTAGAGAAACAGCACAGTGCTAACAAGCTTCTGTTGATTCTCAGTGACGGAAAACCCAATGATGTCGATCGCTACGATGGACGTTACGGGATCGAAGATACGAAAAAAGCGATCGAAGAGGTGAAACAAAAAGGGATCACGCCGTTTTGTATCACGATCGATATCGATGCGAAAGAGTATCTCCCCTATCTGTTCGGGAGAAATTCGTATGCCGTGATTCGCGATGCCAAAAAACTCCCCAAAGTGTTACCCGAAATCTATATGAATTTGACCAAATAA
- a CDS encoding CbbQ/NirQ/NorQ/GpvN family protein, with amino-acid sequence MSKMYYVPQSNEIELFKAAAGMNLPVLIKGPTGCGKTRFIEAMGEELGREVYTVVCHDDLSAADLVGRHLIDENGTYWQDGPLTKAVRNGGICYLDEIIEARKDTTVVLHSLADYRRVLPIDRTGEVIAAHPDFMLVVSYNPGYQNVLKGMKPSTKQRFISLSFDYPAPEIEKQILLKESGVEEAIAQKLVAIAGEIRQLSDSDIQEAVSTRLLIYAGKLIAHGFDPYQACIHSIVESLSDEEDVLAVLEKLISLHFTKTA; translated from the coding sequence ATGTCTAAAATGTACTACGTGCCGCAAAGCAATGAAATCGAGCTTTTCAAAGCCGCTGCGGGGATGAATCTCCCCGTGTTGATCAAAGGGCCGACGGGCTGCGGTAAAACGCGATTTATCGAAGCGATGGGAGAAGAACTGGGACGGGAGGTTTACACCGTGGTGTGCCATGATGATCTCAGCGCCGCCGATTTGGTAGGACGTCATCTGATAGATGAAAACGGGACGTATTGGCAAGACGGACCCTTGACGAAGGCGGTGCGCAACGGCGGTATCTGCTATCTGGACGAGATTATCGAAGCCCGTAAAGACACGACGGTGGTGTTGCACTCCCTCGCCGATTATCGTCGTGTTCTGCCGATAGATCGTACCGGTGAAGTGATTGCCGCCCATCCTGATTTTATGCTGGTCGTTTCTTATAATCCGGGGTATCAAAATGTCTTAAAAGGGATGAAACCCAGCACCAAACAACGCTTTATTTCCCTCAGTTTTGATTATCCTGCACCGGAAATAGAGAAACAAATTCTCCTTAAAGAGAGTGGTGTGGAGGAAGCGATAGCCCAAAAGCTGGTTGCTATTGCGGGTGAAATTCGTCAACTCAGCGACAGCGATATTCAAGAGGCGGTATCGACACGTTTGCTCATCTATGCCGGAAAATTGATTGCTCACGGGTTTGATCCTTACCAAGCGTGTATCCATTCGATTGTCGAATCGCTCAGTGATGAGGAGGATGTTTTAGCGGTGCTTGAAAAATTGATTTCTCTCCATTTTACCAAAACAGCATAG
- a CDS encoding NnrS family protein, with translation MTQFSISQPQQNKSYFLSQPHQPFFVFGLLWAIVSILIFSLSHKGLVVLQIPENEFHLYSLAFIVFAQIFHGFLFTTFPRFCTSMAIPKEVYIRIVWLYQIGSVLFFLSSLIWAPMVWISMIVLLFANSMAVYTLYWIYKIGQSPLKQDPFWILIAHAIAIGVHFIWIIANTIEFFIGPFNWLSLLSPILVNFFFVFLTFSVAQRMIPFFSHSQETKTKYFVETVFAGFVVKTLFAMVAFGLGEALISSILGLYLFRELLRWKLHPFNSPAILWILHLALFWLPSALLIGAFIQIIEILYDSNFLFAGTHLLVLGFLTTILIGFGTRVTLGHSGQPPHADMIAITLFWWTQVLVLSRFALSIDTAFGGTHGWIFDITAFTWIVLFIAWGMRYAKTLLFGKKVSG, from the coding sequence ATGACACAATTTTCTATCTCACAACCCCAACAAAACAAGAGTTACTTTTTATCACAGCCGCATCAGCCGTTTTTCGTCTTCGGTCTTCTTTGGGCAATTGTATCCATACTGATTTTTAGCTTGTCACACAAAGGGCTCGTTGTACTCCAGATCCCCGAAAATGAATTCCATCTCTATTCATTGGCGTTCATCGTATTTGCCCAAATCTTTCACGGCTTTTTATTTACAACCTTTCCACGTTTTTGTACAAGTATGGCAATCCCAAAAGAGGTCTACATCCGCATCGTTTGGCTCTATCAAATCGGATCCGTTCTTTTTTTCCTCTCTTCCTTGATTTGGGCTCCGATGGTATGGATATCGATGATCGTACTTTTATTTGCCAATTCGATGGCCGTCTATACACTGTATTGGATCTATAAAATCGGGCAATCTCCCCTCAAGCAAGATCCGTTTTGGATACTAATCGCCCATGCGATTGCAATCGGTGTCCATTTTATATGGATCATTGCCAATACCATAGAGTTCTTTATCGGTCCATTTAACTGGCTCTCTTTGCTCAGCCCGATACTGGTCAATTTCTTTTTTGTATTTCTTACTTTTAGCGTTGCACAGCGGATGATCCCTTTTTTCAGCCATTCTCAGGAGACAAAAACAAAATATTTTGTTGAAACCGTTTTTGCTGGTTTTGTTGTAAAAACACTTTTTGCCATGGTTGCTTTCGGTTTGGGCGAAGCATTGATCAGTTCTATCCTCGGACTCTATTTATTTCGTGAACTATTGCGATGGAAACTGCACCCTTTTAATTCACCTGCCATCCTTTGGATACTCCATCTCGCACTGTTTTGGCTTCCGAGTGCCCTTTTAATCGGAGCTTTTATCCAAATAATCGAAATACTTTATGATAGTAATTTTTTATTTGCAGGAACCCATTTGTTGGTGTTGGGATTTCTCACCACGATCCTGATCGGTTTTGGAACACGCGTCACATTAGGTCACTCAGGACAACCGCCTCATGCGGATATGATCGCTATTACCCTCTTTTGGTGGACACAAGTTCTTGTTCTCTCTCGTTTTGCGCTCTCAATCGATACCGCATTCGGAGGGACTCACGGATGGATATTTGATATAACAGCCTTCACATGGATTGTTTTATTTATTGCTTGGGGGATGCGGTACGCCAAAACATTGCTTTTCGGTAAAAAGGTATCAGGCTAA